From a region of the Desulfomicrobium macestii genome:
- a CDS encoding ABC transporter ATP-binding protein, whose amino-acid sequence MAKIELENIAHSYRAKPASDDDFALKKVQTVWEDGGAYALLGSSGCGKTTMLNIISGLLTPSQGRVLFDGKDVTKLPPEKRNIAQVFQFPVLYDTMTVFDNLAFPLRNRKVEESEVRSRVHEIAEILDLSPYLNKRASGLAADAKQKISLGRGLVRKDVAAILFDEPLTVIDPHLKWQLRRKLKEIHHQFGLTLIYVTHDQTEAMTFADKIVIMYDGALLQIGSPDELFEDPAHTFVGYFIGSPGMNLLPCKVDGNQAVLDCGSIPLDPAVAARAGQGEFQIGIRPLYLELTDEPRDGAVPGRIVSVEFEGSSRIVTVESGSSKLKVRVPEGRPIPADSCWVVFPPRRTKLFRDQYLVK is encoded by the coding sequence ATGGCCAAAATTGAACTTGAGAACATCGCCCACAGCTATCGGGCCAAGCCCGCGAGCGATGACGATTTCGCACTCAAGAAAGTGCAGACGGTCTGGGAAGACGGCGGCGCCTACGCGCTTCTGGGGTCCAGTGGCTGCGGCAAGACCACCATGCTCAACATCATCTCGGGCCTTCTGACCCCAAGCCAGGGGCGCGTGCTCTTCGACGGCAAGGACGTGACCAAGCTGCCGCCGGAAAAGCGCAACATCGCGCAGGTCTTCCAGTTTCCGGTGCTCTACGACACCATGACGGTTTTCGACAACCTGGCCTTTCCGCTGCGCAACCGCAAGGTGGAGGAGAGCGAGGTGCGTTCGCGTGTGCACGAGATCGCAGAGATCCTGGACCTGAGTCCCTACCTGAACAAGCGCGCCAGCGGCCTGGCCGCGGACGCCAAGCAGAAGATCTCGCTGGGGCGGGGCCTTGTGCGCAAGGACGTCGCCGCCATTCTTTTCGACGAGCCCCTGACCGTCATCGACCCGCATCTCAAATGGCAGCTGCGCCGCAAATTGAAGGAAATCCACCACCAGTTCGGCCTGACCCTCATCTACGTGACCCACGATCAGACCGAGGCCATGACCTTTGCCGACAAGATCGTCATCATGTACGATGGCGCGCTCCTGCAAATCGGTTCCCCGGATGAACTTTTCGAGGACCCGGCGCACACCTTTGTCGGGTATTTCATCGGCAGTCCGGGCATGAACCTCCTGCCGTGCAAGGTGGACGGGAACCAGGCCGTGCTCGACTGCGGCAGCATCCCCCTTGATCCGGCCGTGGCCGCCAGGGCGGGGCAGGGCGAATTTCAGATCGGCATCCGTCCGCTGTACCTCGAACTGACGGACGAACCCCGTGACGGAGCAGTGCCCGGACGCATCGTCTCCGTGGAGTTCGAAGGCAGCAGCCGCATCGTGACCGTGGAATCGGGTTCATCCAAGCTCAAGGTCAGAGTCCCCGAAGGGCGGCCCATCCCGGCCGACAGCTGCTGGGTTGTCTTTCCGCCTCGGCGGACCAAGCTTTTTCGCGACCAGTATCTGGTCAAGTAG
- a CDS encoding carbohydrate ABC transporter permease — MRKRHFILVFYLVLLLLPIYWMLNMSLRTNADIMRSFELFPSSMTLDNYAKIFSDPSWYSGYINTMIYVSINTVISLVTALPAAYAFSRFRFIGDKHVFFWLLTNRMAPPAVFLLPFFQLYSTFNLIDTHIAVALAHCLFNVPLAVWILEGFMSGVPREIDETAFIDGYSFPRFFLAVFIPLIRAGIGVTAFFCFMFSWVELLLARTLTTTVAKPIAATMTRTVSASGLDWGLLAAAGILTIVPGALVIWFVRNHLAKGFALGRV, encoded by the coding sequence ATGAGAAAACGTCATTTCATCCTGGTTTTCTATCTCGTCCTGCTGCTGCTTCCCATTTACTGGATGCTGAACATGTCCCTGCGCACCAACGCGGACATCATGCGCTCCTTCGAGCTCTTCCCGAGTTCCATGACCCTGGACAATTATGCCAAGATCTTCTCGGATCCGTCCTGGTATTCGGGCTACATCAACACCATGATCTACGTCAGCATCAACACGGTCATCTCCCTGGTCACGGCGCTTCCCGCCGCCTATGCCTTCTCGCGCTTCCGCTTCATCGGCGACAAGCACGTCTTCTTCTGGCTGCTGACCAACCGCATGGCGCCTCCGGCCGTTTTCCTGCTGCCGTTCTTCCAGCTCTATTCGACCTTCAATCTCATCGACACGCACATCGCCGTGGCCCTGGCGCACTGCCTGTTCAACGTGCCGCTGGCGGTCTGGATCCTGGAAGGATTCATGTCCGGCGTGCCTCGCGAGATCGACGAAACGGCCTTCATCGACGGGTACAGCTTCCCGCGTTTCTTCCTGGCCGTGTTCATCCCGCTCATCCGGGCGGGCATCGGCGTGACGGCGTTCTTCTGCTTCATGTTCAGCTGGGTTGAGCTGCTTCTGGCCCGCACCCTGACCACCACCGTGGCCAAACCCATCGCCGCGACCATGACCCGCACGGTCAGCGCCTCCGGCCTTGATTGGGGTCTGCTGGCAGCGGCCGGCATCCTGACCATCGTGCCCGGCGCGCTGGTCATCTGGTTTGTACGCAACCATCTGGCCAAGGGCTTCGCCCTGGGCCGGGTTTAG
- a CDS encoding DeoR family transcriptional regulator, with the protein MDDARTGKAEAQDTGARHVTVRQRHAEMIRMVRETGFATIQSLADHFGITPQSVRRDINTLNAKGLLQRYHGGAGPCLSTENLDYLDRKVLCLAEKRVIGQMVARAIPNKSSLFINIGTTTEEVARALGGHKNLRVITNSLNVASILTGNPEVEIIVAGGLIRHHDGGIVGEAAIDFIRQFKVDFGIIGISGIDMDGTLLDFDYREVRAARAIMENSRQVFLVTDHTKFGRNAMVRLGNIEEIDALFTDKTPPVGVLDQMKRGNVKLHVDEGTKD; encoded by the coding sequence ATGGATGACGCTCGCACCGGCAAAGCCGAAGCCCAGGACACGGGGGCCCGGCATGTCACGGTCCGGCAACGCCATGCCGAAATGATCCGCATGGTCCGGGAGACGGGATTCGCGACCATCCAGTCCCTGGCCGACCATTTCGGCATCACCCCCCAGTCCGTGCGCCGGGACATCAACACCCTGAACGCCAAGGGCCTCCTGCAACGCTATCACGGCGGCGCGGGGCCATGCCTGAGCACCGAAAACCTGGACTATCTGGACCGCAAGGTACTCTGCCTGGCCGAAAAGAGAGTCATCGGCCAGATGGTGGCCCGGGCCATTCCCAACAAGTCGTCGCTTTTCATCAACATCGGCACCACCACCGAAGAGGTGGCCCGGGCCCTGGGCGGACACAAGAATCTGCGCGTCATCACCAACAGCCTCAACGTCGCCTCCATCCTGACCGGAAATCCGGAGGTGGAGATCATTGTGGCCGGCGGCCTGATCCGTCATCACGACGGGGGCATCGTCGGCGAGGCGGCCATCGACTTCATCCGCCAGTTCAAGGTCGATTTCGGCATCATCGGCATCAGCGGCATCGACATGGACGGCACGCTTCTCGACTTCGACTACAGGGAGGTGCGCGCCGCCCGGGCCATCATGGAAAATTCCAGGCAGGTCTTCCTGGTCACGGACCACACCAAGTTCGGGCGCAACGCCATGGTGCGTCTGGGCAACATCGAGGAAATCGACGCCCTGTTCACGGACAAGACCCCGCCGGTCGGCGTTCTCGACCAGATGAAGCGCGGGAACGTCAAACTGCACGTCGATGAAGGGACGAAAGATTGA
- a CDS encoding CoB--CoM heterodisulfide reductase iron-sulfur subunit B family protein: MKYAYFPGCKIAHHLPIHGRSVEAVCTRLGVELLRPEFNCCGYPVRHESRDASVYSALRNLALAENIGLDLMTPCKCCFGNLQQARHQAGQDEKLKQRMKDLLHEEGLEFPEKARVRHFLQILDDLPGGVVSAVSRPLKGLKIACHYGCHALRPENITHFDDPLAPTIFERLVAATGAAPLPWELRLECCGYPLRGRDENIADLLVAKKMAGASSSGADLLATACTYCQLQFGSENQKRPQTIPAVLFSTILGLALGLSPDEVGIKPGDVLTRFVV; encoded by the coding sequence ATGAAATACGCCTATTTTCCGGGCTGCAAGATCGCCCATCATCTGCCGATCCACGGCCGGAGCGTAGAGGCCGTCTGTACCCGCCTCGGAGTGGAGCTGCTAAGGCCCGAGTTCAACTGCTGCGGCTATCCCGTGCGCCACGAGAGCCGGGACGCATCCGTCTATTCCGCCCTGCGCAACCTGGCCCTGGCGGAAAACATCGGTCTCGATCTGATGACCCCCTGCAAATGCTGCTTCGGCAACCTTCAGCAGGCGCGGCATCAGGCTGGTCAGGACGAAAAGCTAAAGCAACGCATGAAGGATTTGCTTCATGAAGAAGGGCTCGAATTCCCGGAAAAAGCCCGCGTCCGTCATTTTCTGCAGATCCTCGACGATCTGCCCGGCGGTGTGGTGAGCGCCGTGAGCCGCCCGCTCAAGGGGCTGAAAATTGCCTGTCATTACGGCTGCCATGCCCTGCGTCCCGAGAACATCACCCACTTCGACGACCCGCTGGCGCCGACGATCTTCGAACGCCTGGTCGCCGCCACCGGCGCCGCTCCCCTGCCCTGGGAACTGCGCCTGGAGTGCTGCGGGTATCCGCTTCGCGGCCGTGACGAAAACATCGCGGATCTGCTGGTGGCCAAAAAAATGGCCGGCGCCAGCTCGTCCGGCGCGGATCTGCTGGCCACGGCCTGCACCTATTGCCAATTGCAGTTCGGCAGCGAGAATCAAAAAAGACCCCAGACCATACCGGCCGTCCTCTTTTCCACAATTCTGGGCCTGGCCCTGGGACTGAGTCCGGACGAGGTCGGCATAAAGCCCGGCGACGTACTGACCCGCTTCGTGGTTTGA
- a CDS encoding FAD-dependent oxidoreductase produces the protein MTILTTRVLIIGAGVTGAGLLRDLALRGVQALLIEQRDVNSGASGGNHGLLHSGARYVASDVEAAVECREEGDILRRLAPQCIEDTGGLFVAVRGDDERYVSDFSGLCAKSGVPCRGLELRTARAMEPALSENLIAAFAVQDGAVDPFMLSLDNIAQAMSLGCSMRRNLAAVSMEVTDGRVTLVRCRDITTGGEVLIEAELVINASGAWAGRIAALAGAHINILYSMGSLIITQDRIATRVINRLRPPSDADILVPGGTVSILGTTSIRVPTPDGCRPSVAETDRIIDDARDMLPILDRTRYIRAYAGVRPLVSLGPAGDDRAVSRGFSLIDHAGEGVENFMTITGGKLTTYRLMAEKAADLACAKLGVAAPCLTRTEPLPPSSMGKWTEPGRGPKSWVENRAEDDIVLCECEMVSRSVIDAIVDEAKDMRGRSMLKAIGMRSRVGKGPCQGGFCGPRITGHLYDREVSTGTQGLAELKTFTERRWRGFSPILWGVPLMQADLQEALHCGAMDLEFGPAPSTRDEESENCPATAFKEPS, from the coding sequence ATGACCATACTCACAACCCGGGTTCTCATTATCGGCGCCGGCGTCACCGGCGCGGGCTTGCTGCGCGACCTGGCCTTGCGCGGGGTGCAGGCGCTCCTGATCGAGCAGCGCGACGTCAATTCCGGCGCTTCCGGGGGAAATCACGGCCTGCTGCACAGCGGCGCGCGCTATGTGGCCTCGGATGTGGAGGCCGCTGTGGAATGCCGGGAGGAAGGCGACATCCTGCGCCGCCTCGCTCCGCAGTGCATCGAGGATACGGGGGGACTTTTTGTCGCCGTGCGCGGAGACGACGAACGCTACGTCTCCGATTTTTCCGGGCTCTGCGCCAAGAGCGGCGTGCCCTGCCGGGGCCTTGAGCTGCGCACCGCCCGCGCCATGGAGCCCGCCCTGTCGGAGAATCTCATCGCCGCCTTCGCGGTGCAGGACGGCGCGGTGGACCCGTTCATGCTCTCGCTGGACAACATCGCCCAGGCCATGAGTCTTGGCTGCTCCATGCGCCGCAACCTCGCTGCCGTGTCCATGGAAGTCACGGACGGCCGCGTCACCCTCGTGCGCTGCCGGGACATAACCACCGGCGGCGAAGTCCTGATCGAGGCCGAGCTGGTCATCAACGCCTCCGGGGCCTGGGCGGGACGGATCGCGGCCCTGGCCGGGGCGCACATCAACATCCTCTATTCCATGGGCAGCCTCATCATCACCCAGGACCGCATCGCCACCCGGGTCATCAACCGCCTGCGTCCACCCTCGGACGCGGATATCCTCGTGCCCGGCGGAACCGTGTCCATCCTCGGCACCACCTCCATCCGCGTGCCCACGCCCGACGGATGCCGCCCGAGCGTGGCGGAAACCGACCGCATCATCGACGACGCCAGGGACATGCTGCCCATCCTGGATCGCACCCGCTACATCCGGGCCTACGCCGGAGTGCGGCCGCTGGTCTCCCTGGGCCCGGCCGGTGACGACCGCGCGGTCAGCCGGGGCTTCTCGCTCATCGACCACGCGGGCGAGGGCGTGGAAAATTTCATGACCATCACCGGCGGCAAGCTCACCACATATCGGCTCATGGCCGAAAAGGCGGCGGATCTGGCCTGCGCCAAACTTGGCGTCGCCGCGCCCTGCCTGACCCGCACGGAACCGCTCCCGCCTTCCAGCATGGGCAAATGGACCGAGCCCGGCCGGGGGCCGAAAAGCTGGGTGGAGAACCGGGCCGAAGACGACATCGTGCTGTGCGAGTGCGAGATGGTCTCGCGAAGCGTCATCGACGCCATCGTGGACGAGGCCAAGGACATGCGCGGCCGCTCCATGCTCAAGGCCATCGGCATGCGCAGCCGGGTCGGCAAGGGCCCCTGCCAGGGCGGTTTTTGCGGACCGCGCATCACCGGCCACCTCTATGATCGCGAAGTCTCCACTGGCACCCAGGGCCTGGCGGAGCTCAAGACTTTCACCGAGCGCCGCTGGCGAGGCTTTTCGCCGATACTCTGGGGCGTGCCGCTCATGCAGGCCGACCTGCAGGAGGCCCTGCACTGCGGAGCCATGGACCTGGAGTTCGGCCCCGCCCCCTCGACCAGAGACGAAGAGAGCGAGAACTGTCCCGCCACCGCCTTCAAGGAGCCGTCATGA
- a CDS encoding ABC transporter ATP-binding protein: MGLQLDFIDRIVDGETHLKDISLNFETGRRYVLLGRTQAGKTSLLRIMAGLDRPSKGKVLADGKDVTGMSVRRRSIAMVYQQFINYPSQTIFENIASPLRIAGMPKAEIERRVMETARMLHLEPLLSRLPAELSGGQQQRTAIARALVKEAQLLLLDEPLVNLDYKLREELRDELQQIFGQRESVVVYTTTEPTEALMLGGNIIIMHEGRVLQTGPTADVYHHPATTQVAEVFSDPPINFITAEVDTEKAHLRIGIDLPLTGHLCDLPPGAYKFGIRSHHFNLNRKTPDDVEIRTIVELAEINGSETFVHFHYRNRSLVLQEQGVRTFKAGQEISVFVRPCDVYVFGEDDRLVKAPACPATCAHSVN, encoded by the coding sequence ATGGGGCTTCAGCTTGATTTCATTGACAGAATAGTGGACGGCGAAACGCACCTCAAGGACATTTCGCTCAATTTCGAAACCGGCCGGCGTTATGTGCTGCTGGGTCGCACCCAGGCCGGCAAGACCTCGCTCCTGCGCATCATGGCCGGACTCGACCGTCCGTCAAAGGGCAAGGTCCTGGCCGACGGCAAGGACGTGACCGGCATGTCGGTGCGCCGCCGCAGCATTGCCATGGTCTACCAGCAATTCATCAACTATCCATCCCAGACGATTTTCGAAAACATCGCCTCGCCCCTGCGCATCGCGGGGATGCCCAAGGCCGAGATCGAACGGCGGGTCATGGAGACAGCCCGGATGCTGCATCTGGAGCCCCTGCTTTCGCGCCTGCCTGCCGAGCTTTCCGGCGGACAGCAGCAGCGCACGGCCATTGCCCGGGCCCTGGTCAAGGAGGCCCAGCTCCTGCTCCTCGATGAACCCCTGGTCAACCTGGACTACAAGCTGCGCGAGGAGCTGCGCGACGAACTGCAACAGATCTTCGGCCAGCGCGAGTCCGTCGTGGTCTACACCACGACCGAACCCACCGAGGCCCTCATGCTCGGCGGCAACATCATCATCATGCACGAGGGCAGGGTGCTGCAGACCGGCCCCACGGCCGACGTCTATCATCATCCGGCCACGACGCAGGTCGCCGAAGTCTTCAGCGACCCGCCGATCAACTTCATCACCGCCGAGGTCGACACCGAAAAGGCGCATCTGCGCATCGGCATCGATCTGCCCCTGACCGGACATCTGTGTGATCTGCCGCCTGGCGCCTACAAATTCGGCATCCGCTCGCACCACTTCAATCTGAACCGCAAGACTCCCGATGACGTGGAGATCCGCACCATTGTCGAGCTGGCAGAAATCAACGGTTCCGAAACCTTTGTGCATTTTCACTATCGAAACAGGTCCCTGGTCCTGCAGGAACAGGGGGTCAGGACCTTCAAGGCCGGGCAGGAGATTTCGGTCTTCGTGCGGCCCTGCGATGTCTACGTGTTCGGAGAGGACGACCGCCTGGTCAAGGCGCCTGCATGTCCCGCCACTTGCGCCCATAGCGTCAACTAA
- a CDS encoding carbohydrate ABC transporter permease, with protein MEKWENNRAWFLILPVFVIVAFSAIIPLMTVVNYSVQDILGPGQSVFVGTEWFREMLTNSRLHDALVKQLIFSGLVLLIEIPLGIAIALTMPHKGWTASACLVLLALPLLIPWNVIGTIWIIFTRPDIGLFGAAINSLGLGFDHTANPLHAWITVMLMEVWHWTPLVVLLAYAGLRSIPDAYYQAAKIDGASRWAVFRYIQLPKMRGVLTIAVLLRFMDSFLIYAEPFVLTGGGPGNATTFLSIYLVKLSTAMDLGPAAAFSIIYFLIVLLFCWLFYQALQAVGTGDKS; from the coding sequence GTGGAAAAATGGGAGAACAACAGGGCCTGGTTTCTTATCCTGCCCGTCTTTGTCATCGTGGCCTTCAGCGCCATCATCCCGCTTATGACCGTGGTCAACTACTCGGTCCAGGACATCCTCGGACCGGGGCAGAGCGTCTTTGTCGGCACGGAATGGTTTCGCGAAATGCTGACCAATTCCCGCCTGCATGACGCACTCGTGAAGCAGCTCATCTTTTCCGGTCTGGTGCTCCTGATCGAGATCCCGCTCGGCATCGCCATCGCCCTGACCATGCCCCACAAGGGCTGGACCGCTTCGGCCTGTCTGGTGCTCCTGGCCTTGCCGCTGCTCATCCCCTGGAACGTCATCGGGACCATCTGGATCATCTTCACCCGGCCCGACATCGGCCTCTTCGGAGCGGCCATCAACAGTCTGGGACTGGGCTTCGATCACACCGCCAACCCCCTGCATGCCTGGATCACGGTCATGCTCATGGAGGTCTGGCACTGGACGCCGCTGGTGGTCCTGCTGGCCTACGCGGGCCTGCGCTCCATCCCCGACGCATACTACCAGGCCGCCAAGATCGACGGGGCCAGCCGCTGGGCCGTGTTCCGCTACATCCAGCTGCCGAAGATGCGCGGGGTGCTGACCATCGCGGTGCTGCTCAGGTTCATGGACAGCTTCCTGATCTACGCGGAGCCCTTCGTGCTGACCGGAGGCGGTCCCGGCAACGCCACGACCTTCCTGTCCATCTATCTGGTCAAGCTCTCGACGGCCATGGATCTTGGGCCCGCCGCGGCCTTTTCCATCATCTACTTCCTCATCGTCCTGCTTTTCTGCTGGCTTTTCTATCAGGCTCTGCAGGCTGTGGGCACGGGGGACAAATCATGA
- a CDS encoding 4Fe-4S dicluster domain-containing protein, which produces MDFFSIGLVLACASAGLGALWRMRGWFRRGAAMGRPEQGRPRPGILGFLGMLGGGLADLVLLRRTLRSPLRWTGHTLLILGFVPLIVLHAMDGVVTRPLFAGYEPTLDPWQFLRNLFGLFSVLGLPLLFLNRYMALKKFSRLQDWTLLAVVFGVLVSGFFLESFKIMSAGDFKRMTDDYFVDAEPEELISLKAYWARENGVRFREFLPTAPEMLELGAELHEDRCAGCHSPTSSAFVSRSMTALVPASLHIADQGRDLFWHVHVGLAFLGLALLPWGKFFHPVATGINLLSRGGSRATDTPKHTLARGLALDACTRCGQCSLHCSVAQAHRVLGNPDILPMDKLADLRRHLDDRLPPDRSAALVEGSHICTECLRCTQVCSAGIDLQDLWMASKKALTEAGRAGVDGEIRKRTAGEWARELASRDLGRVGGTGAGLADRAESFWGCVQCTTCTGVCPVVAVSEDPSRDLDLAPQQIMNLLRMGLKAQTLGARMVWSCTTCYKCQEHCPQGVPVADILYELRQLGAEILRKKEGRS; this is translated from the coding sequence ATGGACTTTTTTTCCATCGGTCTCGTTCTTGCCTGCGCAAGCGCGGGCCTCGGCGCTCTTTGGCGCATGCGGGGATGGTTCAGGCGCGGCGCGGCCATGGGACGGCCGGAGCAAGGCAGGCCGCGCCCCGGCATCCTTGGGTTCCTTGGCATGCTCGGCGGAGGGCTTGCGGATCTCGTCCTGCTCCGCCGCACCCTGCGCAGCCCCTTGCGATGGACCGGCCACACGCTCCTGATCCTTGGCTTCGTGCCCCTCATCGTCCTGCATGCCATGGACGGGGTCGTCACCCGCCCGCTCTTTGCCGGATACGAACCGACCCTCGATCCCTGGCAATTCCTGCGCAATCTCTTCGGACTGTTCTCCGTCCTCGGCCTGCCGCTCCTGTTCCTGAATCGCTACATGGCACTCAAGAAGTTCAGCAGGTTGCAGGATTGGACTCTCCTTGCCGTGGTCTTTGGCGTGCTCGTCTCCGGCTTTTTCCTGGAATCGTTCAAGATCATGTCCGCCGGAGATTTCAAGCGCATGACGGATGATTATTTCGTCGATGCCGAACCAGAAGAGCTGATTTCCCTCAAGGCGTACTGGGCCAGGGAAAACGGCGTGCGCTTCCGGGAGTTTCTGCCGACGGCCCCCGAAATGCTCGAACTCGGCGCCGAACTGCACGAGGATCGCTGCGCCGGATGTCATTCCCCCACGTCCTCGGCCTTCGTTTCGCGCTCCATGACCGCGCTTGTGCCCGCGTCCCTGCACATCGCCGATCAGGGACGCGACCTCTTCTGGCATGTGCATGTCGGCCTCGCCTTTCTGGGCCTTGCCCTTCTGCCCTGGGGCAAATTCTTTCATCCTGTCGCGACCGGCATCAATCTGCTCTCGCGCGGCGGATCACGAGCCACGGACACACCCAAACATACCCTGGCCCGGGGGCTGGCCCTGGACGCCTGCACCCGCTGCGGGCAATGCAGCCTGCATTGCAGCGTGGCCCAGGCGCACCGGGTGCTTGGCAACCCGGACATCCTGCCCATGGACAAGCTGGCCGACCTGCGCCGCCATCTGGACGACAGGCTCCCGCCCGACCGTTCCGCCGCGCTGGTCGAAGGCAGCCACATCTGCACCGAATGCCTGCGCTGCACGCAGGTGTGTTCCGCCGGCATCGATCTGCAAGACCTGTGGATGGCCTCGAAAAAGGCCCTGACCGAGGCGGGCCGGGCCGGAGTGGACGGGGAAATCCGCAAGCGCACGGCCGGAGAATGGGCCAGGGAGCTTGCCTCGCGCGATCTGGGCAGGGTCGGCGGTACGGGGGCCGGTCTGGCGGACCGGGCCGAATCCTTCTGGGGCTGCGTGCAGTGCACCACCTGCACGGGCGTCTGCCCGGTGGTCGCGGTCAGCGAGGACCCGTCCCGGGATCTGGATCTCGCTCCGCAACAGATCATGAACCTGCTGCGCATGGGCCTCAAAGCCCAGACCCTTGGCGCACGAATGGTCTGGAGCTGCACCACCTGCTACAAATGCCAGGAACACTGCCCCCAGGGCGTGCCCGTGGCCGACATCCTGTACGAGCTGAGGCAACTGGGAGCGGAAATCCTGCGCAAGAAAGAGGGCCGGTCATGA
- the glpB gene encoding glycerol-3-phosphate dehydrogenase subunit GlpB, producing MKTYDVMVIGSGFAGMAATLFAAERGLSVAQTGATGGIDFSTGFIDLLAVHPIAEQKVWEDPFAALVALRRDLPDHPYCRVSDDEICRALEQFTTFLGRHGLCYRGRTGKNTLTLTAAGTMKPTYLLPCTAWNGVKAWETKAPTLLVDFSGLKGLSARQIAEVRKDSWPNLKVARIKFPGMGGELYPEHMAWSMADPARRAELAQTVAPFVADAEYVGFPAILGMTDTTAVLSHLEELLGRPVFEIPTLPPSIAGPRLRAAFDRGLPALGVRTYTQKLITKAACSEEGFSFTAGSGSTSVEIFAKSAILASGRFFGKGLKANRHRIFEAVFDLPVSQPENRALWHRPEFFDPQGHEVNQAGIETDENLRPLDAQGRVFHPRLHAAGAILAHQDWMRMKCGAGLAIATAYKAVASL from the coding sequence ATGAAAACCTATGATGTCATGGTCATCGGCTCGGGCTTTGCCGGCATGGCCGCGACGCTGTTCGCCGCCGAGCGGGGGCTGTCCGTGGCCCAGACCGGAGCCACGGGCGGCATCGATTTCAGCACCGGCTTCATCGACCTTCTAGCCGTGCACCCCATCGCCGAGCAAAAGGTCTGGGAGGACCCCTTCGCGGCCCTGGTCGCCCTGCGCCGGGATCTCCCCGATCATCCCTACTGCCGTGTCAGCGACGATGAAATATGCCGAGCCCTGGAGCAATTCACCACCTTCCTGGGCCGCCACGGCCTGTGCTACCGTGGCCGCACGGGCAAAAACACCCTGACCCTGACCGCCGCCGGGACCATGAAGCCGACCTATCTCTTGCCCTGCACGGCCTGGAACGGGGTCAAGGCCTGGGAAACGAAGGCGCCCACGCTGCTCGTCGATTTCAGCGGACTCAAAGGCCTGAGCGCCAGACAGATCGCGGAAGTGCGGAAAGATTCCTGGCCGAACCTGAAGGTGGCGCGAATCAAATTTCCCGGCATGGGCGGCGAACTCTATCCCGAACACATGGCCTGGAGCATGGCCGACCCGGCACGCCGGGCGGAGCTTGCCCAGACCGTCGCACCGTTCGTCGCCGACGCCGAATATGTTGGTTTTCCGGCCATTCTGGGCATGACCGACACCACGGCCGTGCTCAGTCATCTGGAAGAGCTGCTCGGCAGGCCGGTCTTTGAGATCCCCACCCTGCCACCGTCCATTGCCGGTCCCCGGCTGCGCGCCGCCTTCGACCGTGGCCTTCCGGCCCTCGGGGTGCGCACCTATACGCAGAAGCTGATCACGAAAGCCGCGTGTTCCGAAGAGGGATTTTCATTCACCGCCGGAAGCGGTTCGACATCCGTGGAGATTTTCGCGAAGAGCGCGATCCTGGCCAGCGGCCGCTTCTTCGGCAAGGGTCTGAAGGCGAACCGCCACCGCATTTTCGAGGCGGTCTTCGATCTGCCCGTCAGCCAGCCCGAAAACCGGGCCCTGTGGCATCGGCCCGAATTTTTCGACCCACAGGGACACGAGGTCAATCAGGCCGGAATCGAGACCGACGAGAACCTGCGCCCTCTTGACGCGCAGGGCCGGGTGTTTCATCCCCGCCTGCACGCCGCCGGAGCGATCCTGGCCCACCAGGACTGGATGCGCATGAAGTGCGGAGCCGGGCTGGCCATAGCCACGGCCTACAAGGCGGTGGCCTCCCTGTAA
- a CDS encoding DUF2160 domain-containing protein — protein MNIAWMAWTPVTAGFFTFIVLMLISMTIWQIISPSIARRGFLPIVTTRGDRLFISLLGSAYIHLAWLGLTDLAVWIATMISVLFLVTVMRWG, from the coding sequence ATGAATATCGCCTGGATGGCCTGGACGCCTGTCACGGCAGGTTTTTTCACGTTCATCGTGCTCATGCTCATCAGCATGACCATCTGGCAGATCATCTCTCCGAGCATTGCCCGCCGGGGATTTCTGCCCATCGTCACCACCCGTGGAGACCGTCTGTTCATAAGCCTTCTGGGCAGCGCATACATCCATCTGGCCTGGCTTGGCCTGACGGATCTGGCTGTCTGGATCGCTACCATGATATCCGTGCTTTTTCTTGTCACCGTCATGCGCTGGGGTTGA